The Hymenobacter oligotrophus genome has a window encoding:
- a CDS encoding TonB-dependent receptor, producing MLFRLAAVLLWAGLCWGVACAAAAQSTCTLPLAGRVTDHESGEGLAGATVVLLPTQEATQADSEGHFHFHVCAGAYRVQVRFVGYEAEEAELRVGAATVRNFALHPSAIKLRSAVVRGERVVGPQTQAAGTLAGQALQATRGQALGEALQKIAGVSAIQTGPSVFKPIIHGLHSNRVAIMNNGVRQEGQQWGQEHGPEIDPFVASELTVVKGAAGVRYGSDAVGGVVLVQPKPLRDSAGVGAELNLVGASNNGLATVATTVEGNLRRLPALSWRVQGTLKQAGNTRTPDYWLENTAYRERNFAAALGWRKDSYGLEVFYSQFNARMGILQAAIVGNLADLQTATERGRPVGLGSFGYNIARPYQQVRHDLAKLTGFVKTGHGGKLTATLAHQQDYRDEYDVVRSGSAAGRKNLPQLSYLNYTTTADVAWEHPHLGNFSGTVGLSGTYQHNRYAPGSRQFIPFYNNWVGGAFAIERWQHEQLTLEAGVRLDRRDLATKRLIRGFAADSSLFYGVERQRFQFWTPSASLGAVYEVSPHFTLRADAALVRRAPAPNERYAQGVHNGLYEEGYDVARPAGAPQLQPETARNLNLTATLHANPRLNGELTVYQNHIDGYIYQVIGQPVTTIQGVFRPWRYQQTDAVFRGLDASLAYTPAAGWLVSGKAALVRARNLRLDDYLVYVPADRFELAVRREWAGRPAARLTQRFAQLTLGATRRQTRVPSALYDPLPAPDGYGLLGAEVGATVHLGGVPVQLSLTGTNLLNERYREYLNRFRYFADDMGRNITLRLQAPLNFGRRASAN from the coding sequence ATGCTTTTCCGCCTTGCGGCGGTCCTGCTTTGGGCGGGGCTGTGCTGGGGTGTAGCCTGTGCGGCTGCTGCCCAAAGCACGTGCACCTTGCCGTTGGCCGGCCGCGTAACGGACCATGAATCGGGCGAAGGGCTGGCAGGCGCCACGGTAGTATTGCTACCCACGCAGGAAGCCACCCAAGCCGATTCGGAAGGCCACTTTCATTTTCATGTGTGCGCCGGTGCTTACCGGGTGCAGGTTCGCTTCGTGGGTTACGAAGCCGAAGAGGCCGAGCTGCGCGTGGGTGCTGCCACCGTGCGCAACTTCGCCCTGCACCCAAGCGCTATCAAGCTGCGGAGCGCCGTGGTGCGCGGCGAACGGGTGGTTGGGCCGCAAACGCAGGCGGCTGGCACGCTCGCAGGGCAAGCGCTGCAAGCCACACGGGGCCAGGCCCTAGGCGAAGCGCTGCAAAAGATTGCCGGGGTATCGGCCATCCAAACGGGGCCAAGTGTGTTCAAACCGATCATCCACGGCTTGCACTCCAACCGCGTGGCCATCATGAACAACGGCGTGCGGCAAGAGGGCCAGCAATGGGGCCAGGAGCACGGCCCCGAAATCGACCCGTTTGTGGCCTCCGAGCTGACGGTGGTGAAAGGCGCCGCCGGCGTGCGCTACGGCTCCGATGCCGTGGGCGGCGTGGTGCTGGTGCAACCCAAGCCCCTGCGCGACTCGGCCGGCGTGGGCGCCGAGCTGAACTTGGTGGGCGCCAGCAACAACGGCCTGGCTACCGTGGCCACCACCGTTGAGGGCAATTTGCGCCGCTTGCCGGCCCTGAGTTGGCGCGTGCAGGGCACCCTAAAGCAAGCCGGCAACACCCGCACGCCCGATTATTGGCTCGAGAACACTGCTTACCGCGAGCGAAACTTTGCGGCCGCCCTAGGTTGGCGCAAGGATAGCTATGGCCTGGAGGTGTTCTACAGCCAGTTCAACGCGCGCATGGGCATTTTGCAGGCGGCCATTGTGGGCAACCTCGCCGATTTGCAAACCGCCACCGAGCGCGGGCGGCCCGTAGGGCTGGGTTCGTTCGGCTACAACATTGCGCGGCCGTACCAGCAGGTGCGCCACGATTTGGCCAAGCTGACGGGCTTTGTGAAAACCGGGCACGGCGGAAAGCTTACGGCCACGCTAGCGCATCAGCAAGACTACCGCGACGAGTACGATGTGGTGCGAAGCGGCAGCGCGGCCGGCCGCAAAAACCTGCCCCAGCTCAGCTACCTCAACTACACCACCACGGCCGATGTGGCTTGGGAGCACCCGCACCTAGGCAACTTCAGCGGTACCGTGGGGCTGAGCGGCACTTACCAGCACAACCGCTACGCGCCGGGCAGCCGGCAGTTCATCCCGTTCTACAACAACTGGGTGGGCGGCGCTTTTGCTATTGAGCGGTGGCAGCACGAGCAGCTGACGCTGGAGGCCGGGGTGCGCCTCGACCGCCGCGACCTAGCCACCAAACGCCTTATCCGGGGTTTCGCGGCCGATTCGAGCTTGTTTTACGGGGTGGAGCGGCAGCGCTTTCAATTCTGGACGCCCTCGGCCTCGCTGGGCGCCGTGTACGAGGTGTCGCCGCACTTTACGCTGCGGGCCGATGCCGCGCTGGTGCGCCGGGCCCCCGCCCCCAACGAGCGGTACGCGCAGGGCGTGCACAACGGCTTGTACGAGGAAGGCTACGACGTAGCGCGCCCAGCCGGGGCGCCGCAACTGCAGCCCGAAACCGCCCGCAACCTGAACCTTACTGCTACGCTGCACGCCAACCCGCGCCTGAACGGCGAGCTGACGGTGTACCAGAACCACATCGACGGGTACATCTACCAAGTAATCGGGCAGCCGGTAACCACCATTCAGGGCGTGTTTCGGCCGTGGCGCTACCAGCAAACCGATGCCGTGTTCCGCGGGCTCGATGCTTCGCTAGCTTACACGCCGGCTGCGGGATGGCTTGTGAGTGGCAAAGCGGCGCTGGTGCGGGCCCGCAACCTGCGGCTCGATGATTACTTGGTGTACGTACCAGCCGACCGTTTTGAGCTGGCCGTGCGCCGCGAGTGGGCCGGCCGCCCCGCTGCCCGCCTCACCCAACGTTTCGCGCAGCTAACCCTAGGTGCTACCCGCCGCCAAACGCGCGTGCCCAGCGCCCTTTACGACCCCCTACCCGCCCCCGATGGCTACGGCTTGCTCGGGGCCGAGGTAGGCGCCACCGTGCACCTAGGCGGTGTGCCGGTGCAGCTTAGCCTAACGGGCACCAA
- the htpG gene encoding molecular chaperone HtpG, whose amino-acid sequence MQETGSISIHTENIFPIIKKFLYSDHEIFLRELVSNAVDATQKLKSLAQLGEYQGEAGELKVTVSVDKEKRTITVSDRGIGMTAEEIKKYINQIAFSGATEFVEKYKDKDAAAKDQIIGQFGLGFYSAFMVAKEVEIFSKSYKEGTEAARWVCDGSTEFTLETTEKPERGTDVVLHVAEDSDEFLEEARLRGILEKYCRFLPVEIEFEGNVINQTQPLWTKQPSELTDEDYTKFYQELYPFSEKPLFWIHLNVDYPFNLTGILYFPKVKDELQLQRNKIQLYSRQVFITDEVKDVVPEFLMLLHGVLDSPDIPLNVSRSFLQADANVRKINQYITKKVADKLAEIFRKERSSFEEKWGDINLFVKYGMLSDDKFYDRAKDFGLLQSIAGKFYTFNEYKELVQANQVDKNGQSVLLYTTDEEAQHAYVVAAQERGYDVLNFNGPLDPHFIGLLEQKLEKTTFKRVDADTISKLIEKEETAESVLSDEEKTKLQELFAKAISNEHMHVQVEALAPQDAPVIITLPEFMRRMKDMQRVGSGGGMAMFGSLPDSYTVSVNANNPVAQRVLKADEEAATKLAKQAFDLALLAQGLLKGEALTQFVKRSAELLAAE is encoded by the coding sequence ATGCAGGAAACCGGTAGCATCTCGATTCATACCGAGAACATCTTCCCCATCATCAAGAAGTTCCTGTACTCCGACCACGAGATTTTCTTGCGGGAGCTTGTTTCGAACGCCGTTGATGCCACCCAGAAGCTGAAGAGCCTTGCGCAGCTGGGCGAATACCAGGGCGAAGCCGGCGAGCTGAAGGTGACGGTGAGCGTCGATAAGGAGAAGCGCACCATCACCGTGTCGGACCGCGGCATCGGCATGACGGCCGAAGAGATTAAGAAGTACATCAACCAGATTGCCTTCTCCGGCGCTACCGAGTTCGTTGAGAAATACAAGGACAAAGACGCCGCGGCCAAAGACCAGATCATCGGTCAGTTTGGCCTAGGTTTCTATTCGGCTTTCATGGTAGCCAAGGAAGTCGAAATCTTCTCGAAGAGCTACAAAGAAGGCACCGAAGCTGCCCGCTGGGTGTGCGACGGCAGCACCGAGTTTACGCTCGAAACCACTGAGAAGCCCGAGCGCGGCACCGATGTGGTGCTGCACGTGGCCGAGGATAGCGACGAGTTTCTGGAAGAGGCGCGCCTGCGCGGCATTCTGGAGAAGTACTGCCGCTTCCTGCCCGTTGAAATTGAGTTCGAGGGCAACGTTATCAACCAAACGCAGCCGCTCTGGACCAAGCAGCCTTCGGAGCTGACCGACGAAGACTACACCAAGTTCTACCAGGAGCTGTACCCGTTCTCGGAAAAGCCGCTGTTTTGGATTCACCTGAACGTGGATTACCCCTTCAACCTCACGGGTATTCTGTACTTCCCGAAGGTGAAGGACGAGTTGCAACTGCAGCGCAACAAAATTCAGCTGTACTCGCGCCAGGTGTTTATCACCGACGAGGTGAAGGACGTGGTGCCCGAGTTCCTGATGCTGCTGCACGGTGTGCTCGACTCGCCCGATATTCCGCTGAACGTGTCGCGTAGCTTCCTGCAGGCCGACGCGAACGTGCGTAAGATCAACCAGTACATCACCAAAAAGGTAGCCGATAAGCTGGCCGAAATCTTCCGCAAGGAGCGCAGCTCGTTCGAGGAGAAGTGGGGCGACATCAACTTGTTCGTGAAGTACGGCATGCTGTCGGACGACAAGTTCTACGACCGTGCCAAGGACTTTGGGCTGCTGCAGAGCATAGCCGGTAAGTTCTACACCTTCAACGAGTACAAAGAGTTGGTGCAGGCCAACCAAGTGGACAAGAACGGCCAGAGCGTGCTGCTCTACACCACCGACGAAGAAGCCCAGCACGCCTACGTGGTAGCGGCCCAAGAGCGCGGATACGACGTGCTCAACTTCAACGGTCCGCTCGATCCGCACTTCATCGGCCTGCTCGAGCAAAAGCTGGAGAAAACCACCTTCAAGCGCGTTGATGCCGATACTATCAGCAAGCTCATCGAGAAAGAGGAAACCGCCGAAAGCGTGCTCTCCGACGAGGAGAAAACCAAGCTGCAGGAGCTGTTCGCCAAAGCCATCAGCAACGAGCACATGCACGTGCAGGTAGAGGCCCTGGCCCCGCAAGATGCCCCGGTTATCATCACGTTGCCCGAGTTTATGCGCCGCATGAAGGACATGCAGCGCGTAGGGAGCGGCGGTGGCATGGCCATGTTCGGCTCGCTGCCCGATAGCTACACCGTGAGCGTGAATGCCAACAACCCCGTGGCCCAGCGCGTGCTGAAGGCCGACGAGGAGGCTGCCACCAAACTGGCCAAACAAGCCTTCGACTTGGCCTTGCTGGCCCAAGGTTTGCTGAAAGGCGAGGCGCTGACCCAGTTTGTGAAGCGTAGCGCCGAGCTGCTGGCCGCCGAATAA
- a CDS encoding toxin-antitoxin system YwqK family antitoxin encodes MRPFRLPTTLLLLPLMLLGACAKKTVSFNSKPEAGAVALLAPDSLGGTRADTLAATRDTVKAPSLSTAKKLSKEEQRKAEEKQKEAQRKALAKRKKNVFLGEPIKKGFAKSGAKGRNQVIEIFYYLKVPKQPNAYAPSKWYFNVAKRRIEKTASAAEADPGKYKVLHGPYRKMQGGKVVETGFYYVGTRHLRWERYNKENILLSKVHYEQGFPRDAHISYYDGGQTMVKEVIPYIDGKLEGEYVSFKPNGQLDWAGEFENGRKVGTWTKYWGFRNRRHYEYQYGDSGFDPEQEPVLVKEYNRNGVLIYEKDKLDKRAEDSRNSLAPRRN; translated from the coding sequence ATGCGTCCGTTTCGTCTGCCGACCACGCTCTTGCTGCTGCCGCTGATGCTGCTTGGGGCCTGCGCCAAGAAGACGGTTTCCTTCAACAGCAAGCCCGAGGCTGGCGCCGTGGCCCTGCTCGCGCCCGATAGCCTAGGTGGCACCCGCGCCGATACGCTCGCGGCAACCCGCGACACGGTAAAGGCGCCCTCGCTGAGCACGGCCAAAAAGCTCAGCAAAGAAGAGCAGCGCAAAGCCGAGGAAAAGCAGAAGGAGGCTCAGCGCAAAGCCTTGGCCAAGCGCAAGAAAAACGTGTTTCTGGGCGAGCCCATCAAAAAAGGCTTTGCCAAATCGGGCGCAAAGGGGCGCAACCAGGTAATCGAAATTTTTTACTACCTGAAGGTGCCCAAGCAGCCCAACGCTTACGCGCCCAGCAAGTGGTACTTCAACGTAGCCAAGCGCCGCATCGAGAAAACGGCCTCCGCGGCCGAAGCCGACCCGGGCAAGTACAAGGTGCTGCACGGGCCTTACAGAAAGATGCAGGGCGGCAAAGTGGTGGAAACCGGCTTTTACTACGTGGGCACACGGCACCTGCGCTGGGAGCGGTACAACAAGGAAAACATCCTGCTGAGCAAAGTGCACTACGAGCAGGGTTTCCCGCGCGATGCCCACATCAGCTACTACGACGGCGGCCAAACCATGGTGAAGGAAGTTATTCCGTACATCGACGGCAAGCTTGAGGGCGAATACGTGAGCTTTAAGCCCAACGGTCAGCTCGATTGGGCCGGCGAGTTTGAGAACGGGCGCAAAGTGGGCACCTGGACGAAGTACTGGGGCTTCCGCAACCGCCGCCACTACGAATACCAGTACGGCGACTCCGGCTTCGACCCGGAGCAAGAGCCTGTGCTCGTGAAGGAGTACAACCGCAACGGCGTGCTGATTTACGAGAAAGACAAGCTCGACAAGCGCGCCGAAGACTCCCGCAATTCCTTGGCCCCGCGGCGCAACTAG
- a CDS encoding YraN family protein, protein MLSAALGATGEQAAANYYLERGYAVVARNYRYRRSEVDLIVQDGTRRLVFVEVKVRTDLRYGYPETFVTPAQQQRIRRAAEQFIISHNWQADIRFDIVALTPNSAGFRVEAFEDAF, encoded by the coding sequence ATGCTTTCTGCTGCCCTAGGTGCCACCGGCGAGCAAGCCGCTGCCAACTACTACCTCGAGCGAGGCTACGCCGTGGTGGCGCGCAACTACCGCTACCGCCGCAGCGAGGTAGATCTGATTGTGCAGGACGGCACCCGCCGCTTGGTGTTTGTGGAGGTGAAGGTGCGCACCGATTTGCGCTACGGCTACCCCGAAACGTTCGTAACGCCGGCGCAGCAGCAGCGCATCCGGCGCGCCGCCGAGCAATTCATCATCAGCCACAATTGGCAGGCCGACATTCGCTTTGATATTGTGGCGCTTACGCCCAACTCGGCAGGCTTTCGGGTGGAGGCGTTTGAGGACGCGTTCTGA
- the lipB gene encoding lipoyl(octanoyl) transferase LipB has protein sequence MEPELYSACAQPVAAAVSHPEPAGVAATANTRVVLQRLGRVAYAPTWQYQEELLANSLAVKTRNRLAEGSGAQPESTPNHLLFCEHPPVYTLGKSGKPEHLLLDEAGLAAHGATYHHINRGGDITYHGPGQLVGYPILDLENFKPDIHHYLRTLEEAVIRLLAEYGLSAGRIPGLTGVWLDFEEGAPNPRKICAMGVKCSRWVTMHGFALNVNTDLSYFGYIVPCGITDKAVTSLQQELGREIPLREVEDRLLPHLAELLGAEIVEPTA, from the coding sequence ATGGAACCTGAACTGTATTCGGCCTGCGCGCAACCGGTGGCTGCGGCTGTTTCGCACCCCGAGCCGGCTGGCGTTGCCGCAACGGCCAATACGCGCGTGGTGCTGCAGCGCTTAGGTCGCGTAGCTTACGCTCCTACTTGGCAGTACCAAGAGGAGTTGCTGGCCAATTCGCTGGCCGTCAAAACGCGCAACCGCCTGGCCGAAGGCAGCGGAGCCCAGCCCGAAAGCACGCCCAACCACCTGCTGTTCTGCGAGCATCCGCCGGTATACACCCTGGGCAAAAGCGGCAAGCCCGAGCACTTGCTGCTCGACGAAGCCGGCCTGGCCGCGCACGGTGCCACCTACCACCACATCAACCGCGGCGGCGACATTACCTATCACGGCCCCGGGCAATTGGTGGGCTACCCTATTCTCGACCTAGAGAACTTCAAGCCCGATATTCACCATTACCTCCGCACGTTGGAGGAGGCCGTTATCCGCTTGCTGGCCGAGTATGGCTTATCGGCCGGGCGCATTCCGGGCCTTACCGGCGTGTGGCTCGATTTTGAAGAAGGCGCCCCGAACCCGCGCAAAATCTGCGCAATGGGCGTAAAGTGCAGCCGCTGGGTTACCATGCACGGCTTTGCGCTCAACGTCAACACCGACCTTTCGTATTTCGGCTACATCGTGCCCTGTGGCATTACCGACAAAGCCGTGACCTCGCTGCAGCAGGAACTCGGCCGCGAAATACCCTTGCGCGAAGTAGAAGACCGTTTGCTGCCCCATTTGGCTGAGCTGCTGGGAGCTGAAATTGTTGAACCCACCGCATGA
- a CDS encoding MraY family glycosyltransferase, protein MTPNGITLGLAFLWAFLVALFAVPSVIYIAHLKNMLDLPNKRTVHALLTPRLGGVAIFAGFMSALTIFADLGNGIQQLLAGCIVLFFVGLKDDLVSISPAKKLVGQLLATGIVMFMADIRITSFQGIFGIHELPDGISYAFTFLAIAGITNAINLIDGLDGLAGSIVLIIVSTFGYYFHRYGGSAFGNYVFVSVCVIGGMLGFLRYNFHKATIFMGDTGSLLCGFIVSVLTIQFIQMGLHTSQPFDAANPAVAVGILFVPLFDTLRVFTVRVLNGTSPFTPDKNHIHHRILAMGFQQISTVLLLALLNLVVILFVINFGYLGNTLLIAGLIAFSLLLSVFLGTYRSRSAQQRVAS, encoded by the coding sequence ATGACTCCAAACGGCATAACGCTGGGGCTGGCCTTCTTGTGGGCCTTTTTGGTGGCGTTGTTCGCCGTGCCTTCGGTGATTTACATTGCTCACCTCAAAAACATGCTCGATTTGCCTAACAAGCGAACCGTGCATGCTTTGCTGACCCCGCGTCTGGGCGGCGTGGCCATTTTTGCCGGGTTCATGTCGGCCCTTACCATCTTCGCCGACCTAGGCAATGGCATTCAGCAATTGCTGGCAGGTTGTATTGTGCTGTTTTTCGTAGGCCTCAAAGACGACCTTGTATCCATCTCGCCGGCCAAAAAACTGGTTGGCCAGTTGCTTGCCACGGGCATCGTCATGTTCATGGCCGATATCCGCATTACCAGCTTTCAGGGCATTTTTGGAATCCACGAGCTGCCCGATGGCATTAGCTACGCGTTTACTTTCCTGGCCATTGCCGGCATCACCAACGCCATCAACCTGATCGACGGCCTCGACGGGCTGGCGGGCTCCATCGTTCTCATCATCGTCAGCACGTTCGGCTACTACTTCCACCGATACGGCGGCTCGGCGTTCGGCAACTACGTGTTCGTATCGGTGTGCGTAATTGGTGGTATGCTGGGCTTTTTGCGCTATAACTTCCACAAAGCCACCATTTTCATGGGCGACACCGGTTCGCTGCTTTGCGGATTTATTGTTTCGGTGCTCACCATCCAGTTCATTCAGATGGGGCTGCACACCAGCCAGCCCTTCGACGCGGCTAACCCAGCCGTAGCGGTTGGCATTCTGTTCGTGCCGTTGTTCGATACGCTGCGCGTATTTACCGTGCGCGTGCTCAACGGTACGTCGCCCTTCACCCCCGATAAGAACCACATCCACCACCGAATTCTGGCAATGGGTTTCCAGCAAATCAGCACAGTGCTGCTGCTGGCCTTGCTCAACCTCGTGGTCATTCTGTTTGTCATCAACTTTGGCTACCTAGGCAATACCTTGCTCATTGCAGGGTTGATTGCTTTTTCGTTGTTGTTGAGTGTATTCCTTGGAACATACCGCAGCCGCAGCGCGCAGCAGCGAGTCGCCTCGTAA
- a CDS encoding DUF4271 domain-containing protein: MEHTAAAARSSESPRKAWGNTWWAWLLALLLSIGPRLLHAVEYRPLPPAPPVGLSNDWLIYDAAGNKLVLYLPGYHPPARAYYQWVAVRPNQPFRISFAARQDLALFVDNQLIFRAESAGNYTLDLTQLLPKPISYGQHLLCVWHPAAAPDYVSFSSALPAEAKTSSFATANWWKPQLRASVHQGENVFLCFLILIGLMYGAIRTVYRPGFARIYELWSNVPGEQNFLTRPTITWLNVLLILLFSLSFGLLIVAIHTNVQNIVILKQLFSVSESGLVVRVILYAVLVSVFVFAKAVYIALMGYIFDLSSLVLVQYREFVRSLLFMGLFLPIVMLLYLVLNQSWPEGVLWVSNGVVSTMLLATVFRVGRTLNRRMSLLNLHLFSYLCATEIIPLTVLLKLLVITY; the protein is encoded by the coding sequence TTGGAACATACCGCAGCCGCAGCGCGCAGCAGCGAGTCGCCTCGTAAGGCCTGGGGCAACACTTGGTGGGCGTGGTTGCTGGCGCTGCTCTTGAGCATCGGGCCGAGGCTGCTACATGCCGTTGAGTACCGCCCTTTGCCGCCAGCGCCGCCCGTAGGCCTAAGCAACGATTGGCTTATTTACGATGCGGCCGGCAACAAACTGGTGTTATACCTACCTGGGTACCACCCGCCAGCTCGTGCGTACTACCAATGGGTAGCAGTACGGCCCAACCAGCCCTTTCGCATAAGCTTTGCGGCGCGGCAGGATTTGGCCCTTTTTGTTGATAACCAATTAATTTTCCGGGCGGAATCGGCAGGCAATTACACACTCGATTTGACCCAGTTGCTGCCGAAGCCCATTAGCTACGGGCAGCATTTGCTATGCGTGTGGCACCCCGCGGCCGCCCCCGATTACGTTTCGTTTTCCAGCGCTTTGCCTGCCGAGGCAAAGACCAGCTCTTTTGCCACGGCCAACTGGTGGAAGCCGCAACTACGCGCCTCAGTTCACCAAGGCGAAAACGTATTTCTCTGCTTTCTGATTCTTATTGGGCTGATGTACGGCGCCATTCGCACCGTGTACCGCCCGGGGTTCGCGCGCATCTATGAGTTGTGGAGCAATGTCCCAGGCGAGCAAAATTTTCTGACGCGGCCCACTATTACGTGGCTCAACGTGCTGCTTATATTATTATTCTCGCTTTCGTTTGGGCTGCTGATCGTCGCAATCCATACCAACGTCCAGAATATCGTTATCCTGAAGCAGCTTTTTTCAGTTTCCGAATCGGGCCTGGTTGTACGCGTTATCCTTTACGCGGTGCTGGTATCTGTATTCGTGTTCGCTAAAGCCGTTTATATCGCTTTAATGGGTTATATATTCGATTTATCATCTTTAGTCTTAGTTCAGTATAGAGAGTTTGTTCGCAGCCTGCTGTTCATGGGGTTATTTCTTCCCATTGTGATGCTGCTGTACCTAGTACTGAATCAATCTTGGCCTGAAGGCGTGTTGTGGGTGTCTAACGGCGTGGTTTCTACCATGTTGCTGGCCACCGTTTTTAGGGTTGGCCGCACGCTTAACCGTCGCATGTCACTGCTAAATCTGCATTTGTTTTCGTACCTTTGCGCCACCGAAATCATCCCCTTGACTGTGTTGCTCAAGTTGTTGGTTATCACGTATTGA
- a CDS encoding uroporphyrinogen-III synthase, translating into MAESTDKPGTGRHAKRIRSILVTQPKPANDVSPYFAIAEKYGIKVDFREFIQVDPVSYKDFRKEKVNILDHTAIIFTSRNAVDHFFRICQEAKLEMPAEMKYFCISEQTANYLQKYIVLRKRKLFVGLRTAVDLFDVIKKHKNEKFLYPCSDIRKDDIPEFMRANGFKFSEAVIYRTVASDLSDLSDVKYDCIAFFSPSGISSLFVNFPDFVQDGTRIAAFGPTTAKAVRDAGLELDIEAPLPNAPSMTGAIEAYIRYHHGAEIAKEQARNNKQKA; encoded by the coding sequence ATGGCTGAGAGCACAGACAAGCCGGGTACCGGTCGGCACGCCAAGCGCATTCGCAGCATCTTGGTTACGCAACCTAAGCCAGCCAATGATGTGTCGCCGTACTTTGCCATTGCCGAGAAATACGGCATCAAAGTAGATTTTCGCGAGTTCATCCAAGTCGATCCGGTTTCGTACAAAGACTTCCGCAAGGAAAAGGTTAACATCCTGGATCATACGGCTATTATCTTTACTAGCCGCAACGCCGTTGACCATTTCTTCCGCATTTGCCAAGAGGCTAAGCTGGAGATGCCGGCCGAAATGAAGTACTTCTGCATTTCGGAGCAAACTGCTAATTACCTGCAGAAATACATCGTGCTGCGCAAGCGCAAGCTATTTGTCGGCCTGCGTACGGCTGTCGACCTTTTCGATGTAATTAAGAAGCACAAGAACGAAAAGTTCCTGTATCCGTGCTCCGACATTCGCAAGGATGACATCCCTGAGTTTATGCGTGCCAACGGCTTCAAATTTTCCGAAGCCGTGATTTACCGCACCGTAGCCAGCGACTTGTCCGATCTGTCGGATGTGAAGTACGACTGCATAGCCTTCTTCAGCCCGTCCGGCATTAGCTCTCTGTTTGTCAACTTCCCTGACTTTGTGCAGGATGGCACGCGCATTGCCGCTTTTGGCCCTACTACGGCCAAAGCCGTACGCGACGCCGGGTTAGAGCTCGACATTGAAGCGCCACTGCCTAATGCGCCGTCCATGACGGGGGCCATCGAGGCCTACATCCGCTACCACCACGGTGCCGAAATAGCCAAGGAGCAAGCGCGCAATAACAAACAAAAAGCATAG
- a CDS encoding PorP/SprF family type IX secretion system membrane protein: MKRNLLATLVLSAVAGSAVAQQQPQFSHYPFNGMYLNPAYAGIKGQGEFISIYRYQYFNYKATLDEGGEPKTFMLSGSLPVRALGGGIGFNAYRDEIAQSDITSFSLSYSKHFKIGDEGLLGVGLQGIYNNWRRGGYRAVDEFDPSIPDNSSDNKFDAGAGVWYESPRWYAGFSVNNLLRSQYRFQSVPDSLGNSQGKQARATAENHAYLSVGYNFELTDEITLTPSAIGKLVLPGRFGDSKKFSLDNNSFEANVRATYNDKYWGGFGYRYGESFIGMVGGSILKDNALRIGYAFDLIAFNQDARAFSSHEIMISYRLPKPGLAIRPAIRTPRYSF; encoded by the coding sequence ATGAAGAGAAATCTACTTGCTACGCTTGTGCTGTCGGCTGTAGCTGGCTCTGCTGTAGCACAGCAGCAGCCGCAGTTTAGCCATTATCCTTTCAACGGGATGTACCTGAACCCAGCCTATGCCGGCATCAAGGGTCAGGGTGAATTCATTTCGATTTATCGATACCAGTACTTCAATTACAAAGCTACCCTCGACGAAGGCGGCGAGCCGAAAACGTTTATGCTGTCGGGCTCCTTGCCGGTGCGGGCCCTAGGTGGCGGCATTGGTTTCAATGCCTATCGGGACGAAATAGCCCAGTCCGATATTACATCGTTTTCCCTTTCGTATTCAAAGCATTTCAAGATCGGAGACGAAGGCCTCCTAGGTGTCGGGCTTCAGGGTATATACAACAACTGGCGGCGGGGTGGGTACCGCGCTGTCGACGAGTTCGACCCGAGTATCCCCGACAACAGCTCCGACAACAAGTTCGATGCTGGCGCGGGCGTTTGGTACGAGTCGCCGCGTTGGTATGCCGGTTTCAGTGTTAATAATCTGCTGCGTTCGCAGTACCGCTTCCAAAGCGTACCGGATAGCCTAGGCAATAGCCAAGGCAAACAAGCCAGGGCAACGGCCGAAAATCACGCGTATCTGAGCGTAGGTTATAACTTCGAGCTAACCGACGAGATTACCTTAACGCCGTCGGCCATTGGCAAACTGGTGTTGCCGGGGCGTTTTGGCGACAGCAAAAAGTTTTCACTCGATAACAACTCGTTCGAGGCAAACGTACGGGCCACCTACAACGACAAGTATTGGGGCGGGTTTGGCTATCGTTACGGAGAATCTTTTATTGGCATGGTGGGCGGATCCATACTAAAAGATAACGCTCTTCGGATTGGTTATGCGTTTGATTTAATTGCATTTAATCAGGATGCTCGTGCATTCAGTTCGCACGAAATAATGATTTCTTACCGGCTGCCTAAGCCGGGCTTAGCGATCCGCCCAGCCATCCGTACGCCGCGGTACAGCTTCTAA